Proteins from one Coregonus clupeaformis isolate EN_2021a unplaced genomic scaffold, ASM2061545v1 scaf0402, whole genome shotgun sequence genomic window:
- the LOC121556673 gene encoding oocyte zinc finger protein XlCOF22-like: MIESANAEAAGPGVKLERSEGDEDLRHSRDIQTGEAGEHLVATEDLTTAAAPQDRTKCSITEVSGTPNAVLKTETETDTETLTVTRRLLHTGYERLDTERLGCPPAPGSENLTVFHQSQGTVNSRGDGDVLDTGIDDLSCSYSTEMDPGNMPLGLETQTDLSRGDWNRYSSSVYSEGCLDKKGEVIVVDEVTVKVEGDAPPTWNADSHLGDGHSQGRDFLHYRGNLNVATHSPLHTFRDRDPVSTSMAPSESHGCVISDQVLHLNDRARAQARAGGATTVGKEKLANWNADEIHLGEGHSQGNTSDFLDYRESLETNLNVATHSPLHAVSMSMAPSDSHGCVIFDQVLNSNDQRAKARGGGATTGGKEKRFLCMFCNKGFSCSQKVEIHQRVHTGEKPYSCSQCHMCFTHAGNLKRHQRVHTGEKPFSCSQCHMRFAQAGDLKRHQRVHTGERPFACTHCGKKFSERSYLRIHQQKNHSTL, from the exons atgatagag TCTGCAAatgcagaggctgcaggtcctggAGTCAAACtggagaggtctgaaggagaTGAGGACCTACGACACAGCAGAGACATCCAGACTGGAGAGGCTGGAGAGCACCTTGTAGCCACCGAGGACCTCACCACCGCCGCCGCGCCCCAGGACAGGACCAAATGCAGcatcacggaggtcagtggaacgcCGAACGCCGTCctcaagacagagacagagacagacacagagactttAACTGTAACACGAAGGCTTTTACACACAGGATATGAGCGATTAGACACAGAGAGACTGGGCTGTCCTCCTGCTCCTGGCTCAGAGAACTTAACAGTATTTCACCAGAGTCAGGGGACAGTTAATTCCCGTGGAGATGGTGACGTGTTAGACACTGGCATTGATGATCTGTCTTGTTCTTATTCTACAGAGATGGACCCTGGCAACATGCCCTTGGGTTtagagacacagactgatctgtctagaggggactggaaccggtacagtagtagtgtatactctgaagggtgcctagataagaaaggggaggttatagtggtggatgaggtgactgtgaaagtggagggCGACGCTCCTCCCACATGGAATGCAGATAGTCACCTAGGAGACGGACACTCACAAGGCAGAGATTTCTTACATTACAGGGGAAATCTAAATGTTGCCACCCACTCCCCTTTACACACGTTCAGGGATCGCGACCCAGTGTCCACGTCAATGGCACCTTCAGAGTCACACGGCTGCGTGATTTCCGATCAGGTATTACATTTAAACGATAGGGCTAGAGCCCAGGCTCGTGCAGGGGGAGCAACAACGGTCGGGAAAGAGAAACTGGCTAACTGGAATGCAGACGAGATTCACTTAGGAGAAGGACACTCGCAGGGCAACACTAGTGACTTCTTAGACTACAGGGAAAGCTTAGAGACTAATCTAAATGTTGCGACCCACTCCCCTTTACACGCAGTGTCCATGTCGATGGCACCTTCCGATTCACACGGCTGCGTTATTTTTGatcaggtattgaactcaaaCGACCAAAGGGCTAAGGCGCGGGGAGGGGGAGCAACAACGGGCGGTAAAGAGAAGcggttcctctgcatgttctgtaacaaaggcttcagctgctcccagaaggtggagatccaccagagggtccacacaggggagaaaccataCAGCTGTTCCCAGTGTCACATGTGCTTCACTCATGCTGgcaacctgaagaggcaccagagggtccacacaggggagaaacctttCAGCTGTtcccagtgtcacatgcgcttcgcccaggctggtgatctgaagaggcaccagagggtccacacgggAGAGAGGCCATTTGCCTGTACGCACTGCGGGAAGAAATTCTCggagaggagctacctcaggatacaccagcagaaaaaccaTTCCACTCTATAA